One stretch of Paenibacillus sp. FSL R5-0341 DNA includes these proteins:
- a CDS encoding histidine phosphatase family protein, with the protein MKIYLVRHGMDEEGYRGGWSERGLTEQGINQSRKLGEHLHHHAEEYNIHTIISSDLPRAVQTTREIEKKLHIQASLMKDWREMNNGELAGMLHKDAEEHYPGVYFNTLDMNSPFPGGESPRDFYNRISISFENLLRDIEEQTVKSNVLLITHGGVINILYYLLENREWSNKSGFYPMDNTSVHTVEKGAQGWKLSSANVMCHLN; encoded by the coding sequence TTGAAGATTTACCTGGTAAGGCATGGGATGGATGAGGAAGGGTATCGAGGCGGATGGAGCGAACGCGGACTTACGGAACAGGGGATCAATCAATCTAGGAAACTGGGAGAGCATTTGCATCATCATGCTGAGGAGTACAATATACATACGATTATTAGCAGTGATCTTCCTCGTGCGGTACAGACTACACGGGAAATTGAGAAGAAATTACATATTCAGGCTAGCTTAATGAAAGATTGGCGGGAGATGAATAACGGAGAATTGGCAGGCATGCTCCATAAGGATGCGGAAGAGCATTACCCAGGGGTTTATTTCAACACGCTTGATATGAATTCGCCTTTTCCGGGAGGAGAAAGTCCAAGGGATTTTTATAACCGGATAAGCATATCTTTCGAGAATCTTCTTAGAGATATAGAGGAACAAACCGTCAAGTCCAATGTGCTGTTAATTACTCACGGTGGCGTGATTAACATCCTGTACTATCTGCTTGAGAATAGGGAGTGGAGCAATAAGTCCGGCTTTTATCCCATGGACAACACCAGTGTACATACTGTTGAAAAGGGAGCACAGGGTTGGAAACTTAGTAGCGCAAATGTAATGTGTCATTTGAATTAG
- a CDS encoding DUF2569 domain-containing protein yields MEPHIHEQKTDYRPLGVSGLGGWLILIQIGLFLTMILLAVQLMQNTLPALTPEMWDLFVSKDSEYYHVLWGPLIIFEAIYNVVFLLFTIYIVVTFYRKKAILPRLMIIYYSVSLVLYMVDYILVLQIPMMRELEDGSGIQEIVKSVITCAIWIPYFIKSERVHNTFVR; encoded by the coding sequence GTGGAACCACATATTCATGAGCAAAAAACAGACTACCGTCCACTAGGTGTATCGGGATTGGGTGGTTGGCTGATTCTCATCCAGATAGGATTATTTCTTACCATGATCCTGCTCGCAGTACAGTTGATGCAAAACACGTTACCAGCATTAACACCCGAAATGTGGGACTTATTTGTTTCCAAAGACTCCGAATACTATCACGTTCTGTGGGGGCCGTTAATTATTTTTGAAGCTATATATAATGTGGTCTTTTTATTGTTCACGATATATATAGTTGTGACTTTTTATAGAAAAAAAGCAATCTTGCCCCGGTTAATGATCATCTATTACAGTGTTAGTTTGGTGCTCTATATGGTTGATTATATACTCGTACTTCAGATACCTATGATGCGGGAGTTGGAAGATGGAAGTGGGATACAGGAGATTGTGAAATCTGTCATCACTTGTGCCATCTGGATTCCTTATTTTATCAAATCCGAGCGAGTTCATAACACATTTGTAAGATAA
- a CDS encoding RNA polymerase alpha subunit C-terminal domain-containing protein has protein sequence MANDKGTLRMCEQGHSYYKKSDCPTCPTCEAERKPTEGVLALLSAPARRALENEGITTLLQLAEYTEKEILKLHGIGPSAMPKLRNALEEEGLSFKK, from the coding sequence ATGGCAAACGATAAAGGAACACTCAGAATGTGCGAACAAGGACATTCGTATTATAAAAAAAGCGACTGCCCAACCTGTCCGACGTGCGAAGCTGAACGTAAACCGACAGAGGGAGTTCTAGCCTTGCTGTCTGCTCCCGCCAGACGTGCCTTGGAGAATGAAGGCATTACGACACTACTGCAACTTGCGGAGTACACGGAGAAAGAGATCCTGAAACTGCACGGAATCGGACCGTCTGCCATGCCCAAACTGCGGAACGCATTGGAAGAAGAGGGACTGTCTTTCAAGAAATAA
- a CDS encoding response regulator transcription factor: MKHLLLADDDANIRALLRHVMTKEGYRVHEAQDGLEAVKLMQETPIDLAILDVMMPGMDGLELCDFIRQHYDIPIMLLTARDQLSDKRDGYLKGTDEYVTKPFEPEELVYRVKALFRRYHRTSSDIIRMNRIVIDRNNVEVTDGQSILFLPMKEFELLSQLAQFPGRLFSRDELIRLVWGADYEGDDRTVDVHIKRLRDRFADYTDDFVIQTVRGIGYKMEVKVP, from the coding sequence ATGAAACATCTGCTGCTGGCAGACGATGATGCCAATATTCGAGCACTCCTGCGGCATGTCATGACCAAGGAAGGGTATCGGGTCCATGAAGCGCAGGACGGACTGGAAGCTGTCAAACTAATGCAAGAAACACCGATCGATCTGGCAATCTTAGATGTGATGATGCCAGGCATGGACGGACTGGAGTTATGTGATTTCATTCGGCAGCATTACGATATTCCAATCATGTTGCTGACGGCTCGAGATCAGCTATCTGACAAGAGAGATGGTTATTTGAAAGGAACAGATGAATATGTGACCAAGCCATTTGAACCGGAAGAATTAGTCTACCGGGTAAAGGCGTTATTTCGTCGGTACCATCGCACATCCAGCGATATCATCCGTATGAACCGGATCGTCATTGACCGTAACAATGTGGAGGTTACCGATGGGCAATCCATTCTCTTTTTGCCAATGAAGGAGTTTGAATTACTCTCACAGCTTGCCCAGTTTCCGGGCCGTTTGTTCTCGCGGGATGAGCTCATTCGGCTCGTATGGGGAGCAGATTACGAAGGAGATGACCGTACCGTTGATGTGCACATCAAGCGGCTGCGTGATCGTTTTGCGGACTATACGGACGATTTTGTCATTCAGACTGTGCGGGGCATTGGTTACAAGATGGAGGTGAAAGTACCTTGA
- a CDS encoding HAMP domain-containing sensor histidine kinase — translation MRTLYVRVFLITIAVIMVSGMLGFLLSNIYYHTKLKDFNDEKLVGIATHMKQFVEQQPGAMEQYLNNAAALGYEIYVTDGKGNDQFYGREFREKDLDKQAVELVLSGEVYHGVAQFPSKPFITGFFDNQLSNTVGVHLQLGNANYALFMRPDVILQFGELRIFFALIGAFTIGISILIFLISTRYLVNPIERLSEATKRIAQGKYNLKLPTGRRDEIGQLAQHFMTMSRELERVDQARQQFVSNVSHEIQSPLTSIQGFAQLVADRDLPEQEREHYASIIEEESRHLSLLSRQLLLLSSLEQGNEDLSKVKFSLRDQFRQAVQVLQWQLEEKELLLRISVPESIQLVGNEVLLMQVWMNLLGNAVNHLPQGRSIEIHAGQTDNQCVIQIRDTGDGIAAEHLPFLFDRFYRVDRARERSSGRTGLGLAIVQKIIRIHDGTIEVSSSPEGTVFTVTLPQM, via the coding sequence TTGAGGACCTTGTACGTCCGGGTATTCCTCATTACGATTGCGGTGATTATGGTCAGCGGCATGCTCGGTTTTCTTTTGTCCAACATCTACTATCATACGAAGCTCAAGGATTTCAATGATGAGAAGCTGGTGGGGATCGCAACGCATATGAAGCAATTTGTGGAGCAGCAACCCGGCGCGATGGAGCAGTATTTGAACAATGCCGCCGCACTTGGGTACGAAATCTATGTGACGGATGGGAAAGGCAACGACCAATTCTACGGCCGCGAATTCCGTGAAAAAGATCTGGACAAGCAAGCTGTAGAACTGGTGCTAAGTGGTGAGGTATACCATGGCGTAGCCCAGTTTCCAAGCAAACCGTTCATTACCGGTTTCTTCGATAATCAATTAAGCAATACCGTGGGTGTTCATTTACAGCTAGGCAATGCGAATTACGCTCTTTTTATGCGTCCAGATGTAATCCTGCAATTCGGTGAGCTGCGAATCTTTTTTGCGCTGATTGGAGCATTTACGATAGGTATTAGTATTCTGATCTTTCTGATCAGTACCCGCTATCTGGTCAATCCCATTGAACGTCTGTCCGAGGCGACCAAGCGCATTGCGCAAGGAAAATATAATCTGAAATTGCCTACCGGAAGGCGGGATGAGATTGGACAGCTGGCCCAGCATTTCATGACCATGAGTCGTGAATTGGAAAGGGTAGATCAGGCGCGACAGCAGTTCGTATCGAATGTATCACATGAGATTCAATCACCGCTGACCTCGATTCAGGGTTTTGCCCAATTGGTGGCGGATCGAGATCTGCCTGAACAGGAAAGAGAGCATTATGCATCTATCATTGAGGAGGAGAGCCGTCATCTCTCTTTGCTCAGTAGACAACTGCTTCTCCTGTCCTCCCTAGAACAAGGCAACGAAGACCTGAGCAAAGTAAAGTTCTCTCTTCGAGATCAATTCCGGCAAGCGGTTCAGGTGCTGCAATGGCAACTGGAAGAAAAAGAGCTACTGCTTCGGATTTCGGTGCCCGAATCCATTCAGCTAGTGGGCAATGAAGTACTACTCATGCAAGTGTGGATGAATCTGCTGGGTAATGCAGTGAATCATCTGCCACAGGGAAGAAGCATCGAGATTCATGCCGGGCAGACAGATAACCAGTGTGTGATTCAGATTCGGGATACAGGAGACGGGATTGCTGCGGAGCATCTTCCTTTCCTGTTCGATCGATTCTATCGGGTGGATCGTGCGCGGGAACGTTCTTCTGGACGAACCGGGCTTGGACTTGCCATTGTACAGAAAATTATTCGAATTCATGACGGTACAATCGAGGTTTCCAGTTCGCCTGAGGGTACGGTCTTTACCGTGACACTTCCACAGATGTAA
- a CDS encoding GNAT family protein translates to MKPIESYFAPFPILETERTLLRPLTYDDLDDMYSYCVVPAVSEFTTWDAHQSKEDTKAFLDFVMSRYEIDLIGPWGIEDKQTKRLIGSCNYLGCDSDNRRVELGYVLSDQYWNQGFMTEVVKRIIQFGFDEVGLERIQARCLVKNKGSAKVMEKSGMQFEGILRKYMRVKNELQDLKMYAILKEDFYTRVK, encoded by the coding sequence ATGAAACCGATTGAAAGTTATTTTGCCCCATTTCCGATATTAGAAACTGAAAGAACGTTGCTCCGTCCCCTTACCTATGATGATCTCGATGATATGTACAGTTATTGCGTTGTACCTGCTGTATCGGAGTTCACTACCTGGGACGCGCATCAGAGCAAAGAAGACACCAAAGCTTTTTTAGATTTTGTCATGAGTCGCTATGAGATAGATCTAATAGGCCCGTGGGGGATTGAAGATAAACAAACCAAGAGGCTGATTGGTAGTTGTAACTATCTAGGGTGTGATAGCGATAACAGGAGAGTCGAACTGGGATATGTGTTATCTGATCAATATTGGAATCAGGGTTTCATGACCGAGGTTGTGAAACGAATCATCCAATTTGGATTTGATGAAGTGGGGCTTGAGCGAATCCAGGCCAGATGTTTAGTGAAAAACAAAGGTTCCGCCAAGGTCATGGAGAAGTCAGGCATGCAATTCGAAGGTATTTTACGGAAGTACATGAGAGTGAAAAATGAACTTCAGGATCTGAAGATGTATGCTATTTTAAAAGAAGACTTCTATACTCGTGTTAAATAA
- a CDS encoding ABC transporter permease — MYLAIREMRYAKGRYALIATIMVLVSFLVLFVTGLAQGLAYDNAASVKNMAATHFVLEQDSNHRFTRSQVDQDQLNQARSVVGEENAEPLGVKMTTVSPTGDTKKIDVTLFMVNPEGWLAPAVTEGSPITSQTNGQVVVDHKLSESGVTIGTVLVDQASGTEWTVGGFVQNESFSHSPVVFLNEQEWLTLQGGSRASQGSADTNANALVYNAIAIKDAGEQVDGLSAAMPNTEVITKSDAVSAIPGYKEEQGSLLMMIAFLYVISAFVLAVFFYVITIQKTSQFGILKAIGTRNAYLAGSVSLQVLVLSVGSLVISVLLVRLFESILPASMPFQLGLSTLALTCVLFILMSVAGSLFSVWKVTKIDALDAIGRTAA, encoded by the coding sequence ATGTACTTGGCTATTCGGGAAATGAGGTATGCCAAAGGGCGGTATGCCTTAATTGCTACAATCATGGTGCTGGTTTCATTTCTGGTACTGTTTGTTACAGGTCTTGCACAGGGGCTGGCGTATGATAACGCAGCTTCGGTCAAAAATATGGCAGCAACCCACTTTGTGCTGGAACAGGATTCGAATCATCGGTTTACCCGGTCACAAGTGGATCAGGATCAACTTAATCAAGCTCGCTCCGTGGTAGGGGAAGAGAACGCTGAGCCGCTGGGTGTGAAAATGACAACCGTCAGTCCAACGGGCGACACAAAAAAGATCGATGTCACGCTGTTCATGGTGAACCCAGAAGGCTGGCTCGCCCCAGCGGTTACCGAAGGATCTCCGATTACGAGTCAGACGAACGGGCAGGTTGTGGTGGACCATAAGTTATCTGAATCTGGCGTCACCATTGGTACCGTCCTGGTTGATCAAGCCTCGGGAACGGAGTGGACTGTGGGTGGATTTGTCCAAAATGAATCCTTCAGTCACTCCCCAGTAGTGTTCCTGAATGAACAGGAATGGCTTACGCTTCAAGGAGGTTCACGAGCTTCGCAAGGTTCAGCCGACACCAATGCTAATGCTCTGGTGTACAATGCCATTGCGATTAAAGATGCAGGCGAGCAGGTAGACGGCCTGAGTGCTGCAATGCCTAATACGGAAGTCATTACGAAGTCGGATGCCGTATCGGCCATCCCTGGATATAAGGAAGAGCAGGGATCGTTGCTCATGATGATCGCTTTTCTATATGTCATCTCGGCGTTTGTGCTTGCGGTATTCTTCTACGTTATCACGATTCAGAAAACGAGTCAGTTTGGCATTTTGAAAGCCATCGGAACGCGGAATGCTTATCTGGCGGGTAGTGTTTCGTTACAAGTATTAGTTCTGTCGGTTGGCAGTTTGGTGATAAGCGTACTACTGGTTCGACTGTTTGAGTCCATTCTACCAGCATCGATGCCGTTTCAATTAGGCTTGTCCACCCTCGCTCTGACTTGTGTATTATTCATACTCATGTCTGTGGCGGGTTCATTGTTCTCGGTGTGGAAGGTTACCAAAATTGATGCACTTGATGCGATTGGGAGGACAGCAGCATGA
- a CDS encoding SHOCT domain-containing protein, which translates to MKALSIVSLIGFVLNFLFIVVFLDGSQEGAEVAAGLGLLGVLYGLLFSILALIISSKRKKAPVNVHEQLLQLGELKEKNIISEYEFDQKKEKLLYRYK; encoded by the coding sequence TTGAAAGCATTATCGATCGTCAGTCTTATTGGGTTCGTACTCAATTTTTTATTCATAGTCGTTTTTTTAGATGGTTCGCAAGAAGGTGCGGAGGTAGCGGCAGGTTTGGGACTTCTGGGTGTACTGTATGGTCTGCTTTTCTCAATTCTAGCTCTAATCATATCTAGCAAGAGAAAAAAGGCCCCTGTAAATGTTCATGAACAACTGCTACAGTTGGGTGAATTAAAAGAGAAAAATATCATTTCGGAATATGAATTTGATCAGAAGAAAGAGAAGCTACTTTACAGATACAAGTAG
- a CDS encoding DUF2262 domain-containing protein, translating into MEKTISSRIIGSFMYNDEFNSYDYTEGKVYYSLKLENESTNVDALMSRAEKLFCQFDGFEKRAKTQIAHHLIDYKNDFWPEYDEDDENLNWDDVDAGKYDVTTEDFERVITLLDIELRVNHIYCECSDGDLFGGHRIHAKFDHDYHLIDADV; encoded by the coding sequence ATGGAAAAGACAATTAGTAGTAGAATAATAGGCTCTTTTATGTACAATGACGAATTTAACTCCTATGATTATACGGAAGGGAAAGTATATTACAGTTTAAAGCTTGAGAATGAAAGCACCAATGTAGATGCATTGATGAGTAGAGCAGAAAAACTATTCTGTCAGTTTGATGGATTTGAAAAAAGGGCTAAGACACAGATAGCACATCATTTAATTGATTATAAAAATGATTTTTGGCCTGAATACGATGAAGATGATGAGAATTTAAATTGGGATGATGTAGATGCTGGGAAATATGACGTAACCACAGAAGACTTTGAAAGAGTCATAACGTTGCTAGACATTGAATTACGAGTGAACCATATATACTGTGAATGTTCAGATGGAGATTTATTTGGTGGCCATCGAATTCATGCAAAATTTGATCATGACTATCATTTAATTGATGCAGATGTTTAG
- a CDS encoding ABC transporter ATP-binding protein has translation MRNRLVLQGITQTFEDGGSKRTILDKLDLEVAEGELVAVMGPSGSGKSTFLSIAGALLEPTEGQILLDGASIMGKGKQEISDMRLQQLGFIFQSANLIPYLKVEEQLMVVAKLAGAEKNKAEKRVDELLDTVGLTHRRKAYAEKLSGGERQRVAIARALMNDPAVLLADEPTASLDAERGLDIVGMIARLVKEQGKSAVMVTHDERILPLCSRVLFLENGKLVQH, from the coding sequence ATGAGAAACCGATTGGTATTGCAAGGAATTACACAGACCTTTGAAGATGGCGGTAGCAAACGAACGATTCTGGACAAGTTGGACCTTGAAGTTGCTGAAGGTGAACTCGTAGCTGTGATGGGGCCTTCAGGATCGGGTAAAAGTACATTCTTGTCCATCGCAGGCGCACTTCTCGAACCGACGGAAGGACAGATTCTTCTGGATGGGGCCTCTATTATGGGCAAAGGCAAACAGGAGATATCCGATATGCGGCTTCAGCAGCTTGGTTTTATTTTTCAAAGTGCCAACCTCATTCCGTATCTGAAAGTAGAAGAACAACTGATGGTGGTCGCGAAACTTGCTGGAGCGGAGAAAAACAAGGCGGAGAAACGAGTGGATGAGCTGTTGGATACGGTAGGCTTGACTCATCGGCGGAAGGCATATGCGGAGAAGCTGTCTGGCGGGGAACGTCAGCGGGTCGCCATTGCACGGGCGTTGATGAACGATCCTGCTGTCCTGCTCGCGGATGAGCCAACAGCGAGCCTGGATGCAGAACGTGGACTGGATATTGTCGGCATGATTGCACGGCTCGTGAAAGAGCAGGGCAAGAGTGCAGTGATGGTCACGCATGATGAGCGGATATTACCGCTCTGTAGCCGGGTTCTTTTTTTGGAAAATGGAAAGCTTGTGCAGCATTAG
- a CDS encoding phosphodiester glycosidase family protein, translating to MMKIYEKPTRKDPHKRPISPRKRRWFIITLVSVLVVGGILYSLADRYLIRHVQVVVADENTATATTGTDNDSSNTSTTATEVNATSDDWNYSSDDMKVSIEKVQTGSGSDQITYYVADVQLTDASSLRTALADNSFGTNITENTSEIAAANNAIFAINGDYYGFRDDGVIIRNGTLYRDSPTRDALALFNDGTMKTYNENEISSSELLAEGATNTLSFGPILIQDGEIVSEFSSVKIDNNFGNRSIQDANPRTAIGMIAPNHYVFVVVDGRQDDSRGMTLAELADVMKGLGATEAYNLDGGGSSTMYFMGRVVNNPLGRNQERGVSDILYLTEGQGS from the coding sequence ATGATGAAGATCTATGAGAAACCAACCCGGAAAGACCCACATAAACGACCGATCTCCCCAAGAAAGCGCAGATGGTTCATCATCACACTTGTCAGTGTACTCGTGGTAGGTGGAATCCTGTATAGTCTGGCTGACCGTTACCTGATCCGGCATGTGCAAGTTGTTGTAGCGGATGAGAACACGGCAACGGCAACAACGGGCACCGACAATGATTCCAGCAATACTTCGACCACCGCAACTGAAGTGAATGCAACGTCAGATGATTGGAATTATTCGAGTGATGATATGAAAGTCAGTATTGAAAAGGTACAGACTGGTTCAGGCTCGGATCAGATTACGTATTATGTTGCTGATGTTCAGCTAACGGATGCAAGTAGCCTGCGAACTGCGCTGGCAGATAATAGTTTTGGTACTAACATTACCGAGAATACGTCAGAGATTGCCGCTGCCAACAATGCGATCTTTGCCATTAATGGTGACTACTACGGATTCCGCGATGATGGTGTCATTATCCGCAATGGAACATTGTATCGAGACAGCCCAACGCGGGATGCACTTGCCCTGTTCAACGACGGAACGATGAAAACTTATAACGAGAACGAGATTTCTTCCTCGGAACTGCTGGCTGAAGGTGCAACCAATACACTATCCTTTGGGCCCATTCTGATCCAGGATGGCGAGATCGTCAGTGAATTTAGCAGTGTGAAAATCGATAACAACTTCGGCAACCGTTCCATCCAGGATGCGAATCCAAGAACAGCGATCGGCATGATTGCTCCGAATCATTACGTCTTTGTGGTGGTGGACGGACGGCAGGACGACAGCCGTGGCATGACCTTGGCAGAACTGGCTGATGTCATGAAAGGCCTCGGAGCAACTGAAGCCTACAATCTGGACGGCGGCGGTTCATCCACGATGTATTTTATGGGCAGAGTCGTCAATAATCCGCTGGGGCGTAACCAGGAACGTGGCGTAAGTGACATTCTATATCTGACGGAGGGACAAGGATCATGA
- a CDS encoding cation diffusion facilitator family transporter: MSGHHHSHNHGHDHGHNHAHTTNNKKVLLFSFIIITIYMIVEAIGGFITNSLALISDAGHMLSDSIALGIALLAFTFGEKAVNTGKTYGYRRFEILAATLNGITLIAIALYIFYEAIGRFINPPEVATVGMLIISVIGLLINILVAWIMMRGSDTENNLNMRGAYLHVISDMLGSVGAIAAALLMMFFGWGWADPLASVIVAALVLRSGFYVTKSSLHILMEGTPANVDVNELVQTIKQVDGVKGVHDVHVWSITSNLNALTAHIVVDGTMDVYASEILIQKIEHMLEHKEIKHVTLQVESEKHLHDTSVLCTVKGDAPDAHAHHHH; this comes from the coding sequence ATGTCTGGACATCATCACAGTCATAACCATGGGCACGATCATGGGCACAACCACGCTCACACGACCAATAATAAGAAAGTACTTCTGTTTTCCTTCATTATTATTACCATCTATATGATCGTTGAAGCCATTGGTGGATTCATCACCAACAGTCTCGCGCTTATCTCGGATGCAGGCCATATGCTGTCCGACTCCATTGCACTTGGGATCGCTTTACTGGCGTTTACCTTTGGTGAAAAAGCGGTGAATACTGGCAAAACGTACGGGTACAGAAGATTTGAAATTTTGGCCGCTACGTTAAACGGAATTACGTTAATCGCCATTGCACTCTACATTTTCTACGAAGCAATTGGTCGTTTTATCAACCCGCCAGAAGTGGCAACCGTAGGCATGTTAATCATCAGCGTCATTGGATTGCTCATCAATATTCTGGTGGCCTGGATCATGATGCGTGGTAGCGATACCGAGAATAACCTGAATATGCGCGGGGCTTATCTCCATGTCATCAGTGACATGTTGGGATCGGTTGGGGCCATTGCGGCGGCACTGCTCATGATGTTCTTTGGCTGGGGTTGGGCCGATCCACTTGCGAGTGTGATTGTCGCTGCACTGGTATTGCGAAGTGGTTTCTATGTCACCAAGTCATCCTTGCATATCTTGATGGAAGGTACTCCGGCCAATGTCGATGTGAATGAACTGGTGCAGACCATCAAACAAGTCGATGGCGTCAAAGGCGTTCATGATGTACACGTCTGGTCCATTACCAGTAACTTGAACGCGCTGACCGCACATATCGTGGTGGATGGAACGATGGATGTCTATGCATCCGAGATCCTGATTCAGAAGATTGAACATATGCTGGAACATAAAGAAATCAAACATGTGACGCTCCAAGTGGAGTCCGAAAAACATCTGCACGATACCTCGGTACTATGTACCGTCAAAGGCGACGCACCAGATGCCCACGCGCATCATCACCATTGA
- a CDS encoding NUDIX domain-containing protein, protein MSSLSLELYPALSTSIHWGIIEAEFRLNEIVDEKLVSNISIIPFVGDQCVVFQLDNGDWELPGGTLEAGEQYMAGLKRELLEELGAEMRSYQIFGHFYCTSSALEPYRPHIPHPHFVRIIGYGDVELVADPLNPEDGEQVVAVEVVEIEEAIRRFQGQNRHDIAEMYKLAYMLREEAKQAGKDKMI, encoded by the coding sequence ATGAGTAGCTTAAGTTTGGAATTATATCCGGCGCTGAGTACGTCAATTCATTGGGGAATTATTGAGGCGGAGTTCAGATTGAATGAGATCGTGGACGAAAAGCTGGTGAGCAATATTAGCATCATTCCATTTGTAGGCGATCAATGTGTCGTCTTTCAACTGGATAATGGAGATTGGGAGCTGCCTGGAGGGACGCTCGAAGCCGGTGAGCAGTATATGGCTGGACTGAAGCGTGAGCTATTGGAGGAGCTTGGGGCAGAAATGCGGTCCTATCAAATTTTTGGTCATTTCTATTGCACTTCCAGTGCTTTGGAACCTTATCGACCGCATATCCCGCATCCCCATTTTGTACGAATCATTGGATATGGAGACGTTGAACTTGTTGCTGATCCGCTGAATCCGGAGGATGGTGAGCAGGTGGTTGCGGTGGAAGTGGTAGAGATTGAGGAAGCGATCCGAAGATTCCAGGGACAGAACAGACATGACATTGCGGAGATGTACAAACTGGCTTATATGCTGCGAGAGGAAGCTAAACAGGCAGGCAAGGACAAGATGATCTAA
- a CDS encoding radical SAM protein gives MIAKNRYKSLELETPGLYELEGLEVGVTSNCNYKCDYCCAYNRDDGACINSEEVIRIISELPHLKRVRLSGGEVTLKYQDCLEIVTYCASHGIDTQLNSNASLLTEERILALRDAGLSNIHISFNYTDAEAYAAYYRVHPRMYERLEQNIRLCTEAGLETVLETLLFEGNQANLQAISDKVYDLGVRIHEIQNSIKMPHTDWSQIVSRESLIRSVAELIEHKKPDTTLYFTCMDRFAEQLNLREQPGVYFSNCVDGTKQLHLHGNGDILICELCHPVVIGNIYNGTSLKDIYDQQPPALMEFLEKRPCPAYDALFADA, from the coding sequence TTGATAGCCAAAAACAGATATAAATCACTCGAACTGGAGACCCCCGGCTTATACGAGCTGGAAGGGCTTGAGGTGGGAGTGACATCGAATTGCAATTATAAATGCGACTATTGTTGCGCTTACAATCGGGATGATGGAGCTTGCATCAATAGTGAGGAAGTCATCCGTATTATTAGTGAGCTGCCTCATCTCAAGCGAGTTCGATTGTCCGGGGGTGAAGTTACTCTGAAATACCAGGATTGCCTAGAGATCGTGACGTACTGCGCTTCACATGGCATTGATACGCAATTGAACAGTAATGCCAGTCTGCTAACAGAAGAACGGATTCTCGCGTTGCGTGATGCAGGCTTGTCCAACATCCATATTTCGTTCAATTATACGGATGCGGAGGCCTATGCTGCGTACTACCGTGTGCATCCTCGCATGTATGAGAGACTGGAGCAGAATATCCGTTTGTGTACAGAAGCCGGTTTGGAGACGGTATTGGAAACGTTGCTGTTTGAAGGTAACCAAGCGAACCTGCAGGCTATTAGTGATAAGGTGTATGACCTGGGTGTGCGCATCCATGAGATCCAGAACAGCATTAAGATGCCACATACCGATTGGAGTCAGATTGTATCCAGAGAGTCCCTCATTCGATCTGTAGCGGAGTTAATTGAACATAAAAAGCCAGATACAACGCTCTATTTTACCTGTATGGACCGGTTCGCTGAACAGTTGAATTTGCGTGAACAACCCGGTGTGTATTTCTCGAATTGCGTGGATGGCACGAAACAGCTGCACTTGCACGGTAATGGGGATATTCTCATTTGTGAGTTATGCCATCCTGTTGTGATTGGCAACATCTACAACGGAACGTCGTTGAAGGATATCTATGATCAGCAGCCACCGGCGTTAATGGAATTTTTGGAAAAGCGGCCTTGTCCCGCGTACGATGCTCTTTTTGCAGACGCATAA